gaCCATGAATAGCTTAAAGCCCCCATACATTACAGATGCAGTTACTTAACAATAttaatatctttggattttggactgttggtcaagACAAAATAAGAAGACATGTTGACTGAATGAATTTTCACTATTTCCTGGCACTACAGGCCAAACGACTGACTGAGacaataatcaacagattaataaataatgaaaatactcaTTATTGCAGCCCTATAACTCACACACCTTAAAACTATGCCATCCAGTACaaccctgcaataaatcctaccttcacAAAGGTCATAAAGTTTAGCTTGTTTTGAAACCGATTAGTactgcactgctgctgaacAGCATTCAGCACCCCATTCAAATCAATGAGGGTAAAACTGACACACCCCTtgtataatgcaatacagttcaacagcagcacaaaattGATCATAAAGTTTAATTAAAACCTCTTTATAAGTCTGGAAACAAACAGCCAGAATTATAACCTTCATAAGGATTGagggatgaatgaatgattgcATGACTGTTGCATTAGACTGCATTAATTTTAGCTCGGtcttcctaataaactgacaaatgagTGTGTAAGCACGAATCTGAAATAAGATGAAGATCTTAAAACTGGATTTCAGCACAGGTACTCGCTTCAAGTCAGGGCCTCAAGTTCAGTTAATATGCCACTGGCAGCTTTAAAGTCCTTATCATGTCAGTAATTAGTGCTTTCATGATACATAATCCCATACACACGTCTATAAAAttataaatttaaaatatgttttgtggcTCTGAGGAAGTTATCAGTTGTAATAAAGCATTGTTTACATCTTCCGCTGACAAATAAGCGTTAACTGTTTTTATAACTGATATAAACGACCGGCATTTGAGGGCTTTTTCAGGTAGGTGTAAGCTgtattttacttgtttttatctGACTGGGCTCTAATGTCAGTGTCGCCGTTGTTCTGTTTTTTGGCGCTTGTTGATTTGAATGTAGCATATGAGGCTAGCTAGCTAGCCGCGATGTAGCACAACTATGACTTGCCACATTTGTCACTGTGAAATGAAACATTATATGACTAGAGTGATAAGGCGACTGACTTGTCAGGCCGATGCCGGCCGGTTAGAGCACTGACAGGCATGTTTGAACGATCAGATGCGGCTATAACGCCCTGTCATAACGGAGCTAGCAGGTTAGCCACCATGCTAACTGCGGTGCTAACTACGCCAACCAGCGCTGTCACGACTTTTTAGCGGTTATCATCAAACTACTTCTCAAAGATCACCAGATTTACAAACGTACAGCTGTTTGTAGCTAGTATCTTAAGTCTCGGCTGGCTGTGTGTGGCAGCTGGATGGGTAGCTAGCTGCCTCCGTGAAGCTTCAAGCCGTGAAACTAGCGACGCAGTTCGGAAACAAGACCGGGGAACCACTAAGCTAAGTAACGATAACATAAGCATTTTGACCCGCTGGATGTCACTTTATTTGTGCTAAATCTGTATTTCTCAGGCGTCTTTCGAGTCCCTGTTGAAGCCTGCCGCCCCCAACCCTTCGCAGAGATGGCTGTGGGAATAATGCACACTGGGTAAAAACCAATTTATAAACTAACCTCCGAAAAATTTCCAACAATTCCTCCTGTTCGACCACCATGCACCAGTGCAGGAAACGCTCCGCGATGCCCTCACACCGGGAACATGTACGCCAGTAGAATCCTCCGGCCTGTTCGCCCCGCCCATTCAACACATCGGACGCTGTGATTGGCTAGAGACTCGCAAATCTCATTCTTATTGGTCACTTAACATGTCTGTCATTCACGATTCGACGCTTGCGTTGCTATTATTCATGTCCCCGGGCCCCTTCCAGACGCCATTCCGCGTCGGTTTTCGTATTGTCTCAGGCTTTGGACTGAAAAAGCGAAGCGTCCTcgctgtaaataaatatttaaacttcAACACAGGGCGACGGCTGACCGACACTGTGTATTCCGAGTCGCTGTGTGCCGCAGGATGTGGTTAGGTTTGATTTTTCTGCGACGTAAACAGCGACGTGTGGTGAGGTTTTTCGGCCTCCATGTTGAAAACAAGGCGATGTGGGAAAAAACTGAGGGAATGTGGGCAATgaagtgaagaggaggaaatgtcCGGCTGACATCTGTCAGACAGTGACACAAAACACTAAATCTGGAATATCTGAAATAACATACAACATACAGGCTCGGtccagctttttaaaaataaatatttcttacctatttatttttaatcttttatctGTATTCTTCtctatttttttatgttttatttttatttattatgtattcatGCATCCACCTACCATCCTCTACATCATAgtcatattgtttatttatatctGCTCAGCTTTGTTGTCCTTTTTGCTGTTTGTCCATGTGTATCTCCCTGAACATTATTTGTACTGTGTGTAAATACATTGAGAGACATTGAGAGTCAAATTCCATGTATgcataaacacagagacaggtaATATTACTTGGTCTTCCTCCATTGCCATAAATTGGGtggacaaaattacaaaaaaaaaaaaaaaaaaaaaaagctgtctgTATAACAGTACCACAAACTGCAGGCTCTAAAATTGTGCATTTGAATCAACACTCAAAAGTCTCCATTGTTGCTGTTGTCCTCCGATTCAGAGACAATGAATCCCACAGTTTAGGTCCAGACAGAGGGCAGCTCTACTGAAGGTCTTAGACACTGTACTGGGACATACTGCACACTCAGCGGCCtttttattaggtacacctgcaCAATCTGATGCAAATCCCAATACAACTATTCTTCCACAGATTCACTTTAATGATGCTCGTTATGttcagtgtttctaatattctacCCCATTCATGTGTGTAAATGAGAGAGACAAAACATAATGTAGTCAAGTACAACACCACATCTAACTATGACCTTcaataacaaacaaatcattgaatttcaacaaaaactgaacactatAAATTTTGTAAATGTGAATTATAATAGCTTGTGTAGGTGTACCTGACAAAGTGGCCACTTATGGGGAAAGATCTATTACTATATGTAGACTAGTACAAGTCTGTCCTTAAACTGGCTGTATGATTTAATCACAGACAAATCCTGGAGTTGTTAACCAGTACTACTTAAAGTACTACTTACTCAACAATTTCCCTGcaagggataaataaagtatttctgacTCTGATAACAGAAACCTTCTTGATTTCATTCAGATACTGTAGTGTTTACAGCTGGACTCCACTGTATATATACTAAAATAAAACACGGGCTCATTGATTCTCAGTAACTCCCaaataaaactatatttatAATTAACCTGTGATTTATTCCCATTGaatttctttgtctgacatgtCTGCGAAAACCAACTTTCAAAAACCAGAATATCTTTGGtttctcacttctttttttttttcaaatggaGTCACGATTCAATAAAGTGACgtctttgtttcattgttttcaggCAGGTCGAAGTTGCCAGAAGAATATAGGAGTCAGGGTGATACCGGAAGCTCCTGTCAAAGTAAAAGCTCTCAATACTTCAAGAACTGTATTAACAGCATCCTAAGAAGTTCTTGCGGTCCCTTGACTAAGACACCGCCAagactacatttattatttatgtattagAAGCTGAGAGCTGATATAGCCTCCTATACTCGTTTCAAGTCAACCTAAcaacctttttatttatttaacgtTCTCATAAGGgaatttatttgttgtttgttgtgcttctgttCTTCCCATTTACCCATTTCTGTTATTGTAGTTTCAAATTTTTGATggtaaaactgatttttatgatattttctATACATATTAATCTTGAACTTGTCTGAACAcgacttttattttgacatttaaccAGAAGTCTTACCTGTCACCTGTCTGACTTGACCACCTCCGTGGTACACGCATGATGATGAGGGTGTCTCCCGGTCTCCACTGGATTTAACTCATCACTGGGGGGATTCCTCACCGGACTCAGTTGTATGCGGACGCGCACCGTCTCGGTCTGACTCAGACAGCCGCCGTCATGTTCACCGGGATGCGGACGGAGAACCGGGGGGACTCGGGGGTCCTGGATGCTGCGgctgtgaggcagcagaggaggctgaaaCAGGCGATCCAGTTCCTCCATAAAGACTCCGCTGATCTGCTGCCTCTGGATGGACTGAAGAAGCTCGGGACATCAAAACAAGGGGTGAGCCTGTCAGGAAAGGCCTGATGTTACACACATTTCTGGGCTCATGTCTTAACCACTGTAGGCTATAAACTCCTGCACTGTATGAGGATGGTGAGCCACTGtgtccttttatttttacaacgagctcatgttttattgattttattattttagtgtTTAGCCTATAATAGTTTAGCCTCTATAATAAAGCtataattataaaataaatgatctGAAAAGCCTGTTTTTAACATTAAGGTGACAAATGTGATTATTTGTCCTCAGATTTTTggttgctttttgttttattggtcATTTATGCTATTTTTTACAATCTTATTCTTTAAACTACATGTTcttattctgttctgttcttttgtaattagtttaattttgtttttttctttttgggttaaagattaaaaagggaaggagaaaatgtgtcacatgttAACACGTACATATGAACTGATCCctgctaaaataaaataaaataaatttaatcaaattaaatgaaaagtaGCCTCATATTTGCACACTTGGCAGGTGTGTTGGAGAATAATGACGACTAATAATGTAGCTTTCACACCAATAAACCAGCGATAAATATAATCTGGTTCCTTTTAAAGATTGTATAGTGAAATGGATGTTTGAAAATGCAATATGCAATTCTCACCATGcttgtgttattttattcatcACTGTAGCAGCCACATCATATTCTGCAGAAGCGTCTGCTGGAGGCCAAACTGTCCCGGGGGAGGATGAACATGTGCGGAGTAACACCAAACAACGGAGGGCTCCTTCTGAGTCGTAGCCGTTTCAATTCAcatgaggatgaggaagaagaggaggaagatttcATTTATGTGCCCGGCAAGGTGAGTAGAAAATGTACTCCATTACAGTTACTTATATACCTATAGTATTTCCATGGTAGGGATTGAAGGCCCTgaaggaatttcttcaaatttggtacaaagGTTCGCTTCGgttcaaggatgaactgattacattttggtgttcataggtcaaaggtcaaggtccTGTGACTGCTTGAGGATTTCTTCAAATGTGCACAACTTCACTCAGACTTAGAGATGAACTCATTAGTGAAGTCAAAGTCACTGTTCACAAAACATTAAGTTAATTAGAGTGCAACTGCCGTAATCTAGCTGATATTCAAAAGTCTTTAcgattgtttttctttgcagtttgtgtgtttttacgtCTGTGTGGTGCCTTGTTGTGTCCTTCATACATTCATTTACACCTCAACCTTCTCTGTGTCGTGGTTAAAGTGTTTAGGACAGGAAGTGAATGTGCTGATCGACACAGGCTGCAAACTGAACCTGATGTCCTCGCTGACTGTGGAGAGATTAGGGTGAGATGATTCAGAGCACACATCGCTCATCACGACTCTGTCTGACTGGCTTCAGTTCCCTCTCGGTGTCCGGTGAATAATATTTCCGTTTTATCTCAAAGTTTGAAAGAGCTGGTCGAGGAGAAcaaaatggagatgaatggtTTTCCGTTTCAGCGGAAGCTCTGCATCGACGGCCTCATCAAGGAGCTCAGTCTAAACATCGGACAACTCAGGATAATGTGTTCATTCGCCATAATGGGTAAGAAAGAGTTAAAGAATTACACCTTGGGACAGTAGCTGGTGATTTTAAGAcagttttaatattaatattgtctACCAATTACATGTATTTGCAGAAAGTAACAGGCCACTGATGTCGCTGGGAAACAAAACACTAAAGTCACTCGAGGTAAATTGTTTACTTCTCCCTTGATATTAATCCGTACATCCAGAGAAAAGGCTCTACTGTTacttatatttaaatatgtgcTGATTTgccatcctttttttttcagtgtgtaattGACACTGAGAAGCAGATGTTGGTGTTTGGGACAGCCGTGAGGGAGCAGGTTCAGTTCACCAAAAATCTGTTCAGCAAAAGGTAACATGATCATTTTGTCTGCAGTTTTTTAACAGCTGTATATTTCATGCTGTTGCAGAACGTTgccacaaaaacactgcaaaccagcacaaaatgtttttacactaaATGCATCCTAGTTCTTTGGGGGTTGTtgaaaggcattctgggaaacaTAGGGACATGAAGCAGAGGTAAAATTTGCAAATCATCACAAAAATATGTCTAAAACATGCAATCACAACAAGTTTACTTCAGCATTTTAATCTTATACCTATATTTCCCTCTGTTCTGTATAAAACAGTATACTCCACTACACTTATTGATACCTGTAGTTACTAATTACTttgcaaatgaatattttaagCACCTATAATAAGCATGTAAAACACAGTCACTCAACAGCATAACAAAGAGTAATATTAGTTCTATAAAGCAGCTCGCATGGTgctgcataatgagtacttttactctcatactttaattacattttcatggtAATAcctctgtacttttacttaagtaagaTTCTGAATGTGTGcagctacttttacttaaagaaAAGATACTTAATATTTACTATAACTGATCCCACAGTTGCTAATATTTGGACGTGTTTCTACAAGATGACTTCAGTCTAATCAGCATGtgtaacatttatattttttggaCGATCCTGTTCTTCAAACTGATCTAACCAAATAATTTCTGctccttcttcttttcatctttttgaaTGACAGCTCCTCTGACTTCAGAGACCTGGGATACTGATCTtaccaccaccaacacacacatacagtgaccAAAAGCAATAGAAATACTCTTTACTCTTACAACTAGATGCCTCATTGGGGGAACTTCTGATATCTCACCTCATAaattttctgtttgctgcatTCATGAGTCAGGACATCCACACTGACGTCACTTATTTTAACATAAAGGCAACAAGTTCCTCATGTAGCACTAGCAATGAATAGCATCATTGTAGCATAGAGTATGGTATTGTATTAGTCTGTCACTACAGTAGTAGGTGTTGTAGTGCTTAAAGATTCTGATAGAATTGTGATTTAAAGCTCATGTATTCTACAAGTTACTCTTGTAtctttacatttatattaaaatcAGTCTCGGAGAGCAGAAGTTGGAGGTTGTTGCTGACTAGCTTAGCACAATCTACTGCATACAGACCAGCTGTTTATCTACTGTATTTTATaatgttgtaaatgtattttctagTCTGAGACATGTATTTGCATTGAGGTCACTGCCttttaatgtttacaaaatgATGGTGTGACTGCAGCACTGGATATCAAATAAAATCCcaaatgatgtgatgtgaaagtttttttgtgtgtagaAAATCTTGCCTGTGCTAATTTATCTACGAGCCATTTTTAAAACTGGGCCAGCTAAAGGTGGACTGACATAATTAAAGCAGAAATCAGTGTCGTCTCTCTTCATTAAGAAACTGGGAGCGGTTTTAAATGCTCAGCTGACCTATAACTGTAACATAGCAACTGTAACGTGACGGTGGTGTTTGGTAACGCACCCTGGCGTGGTGATTGGCAGGTGAACAGCCCCTCCAGCAGCCGTGAGGAAGACTGACTCAGTGCTGAACACGTCTCCATGGAAACCAACATCAACAACGAGGTGAGGCTGTCGTCTGCAGCTGACTGTggacagcagaaaaaaaacagaggtaaaGTTCTGAGTCTTTTACTGTTTATCTCTTTAAATTCAGAGTAAATAACAAGAGGAGTCGTGTGTTCAGCTGCTTCCTTCGTTGTCTGTTTTGTTCCCAGTGACAGAACAtaaacacagtgactgtgtttcctgttattGTCAGTCAGAGGTGGAGAAATTCTGAATTTCTGAGCACATTCCTGGATACATGTTTGGCCAGTTGGCTTCAGTTTTAGAGTACTTCACTTgaacatttccattttctaaTACTTTATACTGCTACTACACAACGATTCAGAGAGTCattttttactccattacatttatctgcCCCCCTTTGAGTAACTTTGTAGATTCAGATTAATAATTGCcacatttacttaaataaaaatatctgagTACTTCGTCCACCACTGCAAAGttacaaaaaaatgaaattaatgcatttttaacacaaccacaataagaaaaacaacaatataaaagcAACAGAAAGCTATTTAACgtcaataaaaaaattaaataatgattaaaaaacatggGCTTTGTGACTTATGTATTTAGAACAGAGATTAATATAttctttaaaactgtttttttttgtatcccTGTTGTCTCGTTTTGTGTTACTCTCAACTATCAAATGATGTAAAACCACTAAAAATCGCAGTAAACGGTGTCATTCCTTCACATTATGACAGTATTAGGATGACATCCAGACAGATGGCGGCCTCCTGAGGCTGCACTCATCCCGCTGCTTCTGGGCAAACAAAGCTGCAACATCACTTTTGTCCTGGACAGCTCGGAAAGCATGAGAGCTGTTCTGGGGTCAGTGAAACGCCTGCTGATCCAGACTCTGCTGACTAAAGCTTCATTCAGGGACTCGCTCTTCAACATCATGACGTTCTCAAACAAGGTGAGGTTTCTCTCTTTAGAAGTTgctttttttactttaactgtGTAGCACTTTTACCTTGAGactgattttctcttttccacttTGCAGGTGAACCACTGGTCCCACCACATGCTTCCCTGTGCTCCTGACACAGTGTACACAGCCCTGTCTTGGATCCACTCCATCAGCTGCAGCCCCGGCAGGGATCTCCTGGCCGCCCTGAGCTTGGCCCTCGCTGACCCGGCCTGTCACGCCGTCCACCTGCTCACTGTCGACCTTCCGGACCAGCAGGAGGCCGTGCTGAGAGCCCTGCCCGCCCTGGCAGCCGGGAGGCCTGTGAACGTCCTCTACCTGCAGGACTCAGGTGGTCAGCTGGACAGCAACACCAGGGATTACCTGCAGTGTCTGACTCAGGCCACAAGAGGGAGCTGTTATGTGATTACAGACATTTTGAATGGGAAACTGGGGAAGGTATGACTGAAATTGATGGGTACTGGATGACTTGGactcaagaagaaaaaaactttttctcttttttcctatCACCCTcatgctgtgtgtttactgccAGGTGATTCCTCTGCATGTTGCTGAGAGCCAGTCATCAGTGCCAATCAATCAAGTCTCTCCAGTCAAGTATTGCTGTCCGTCCGCTTCAGTCCTGATCCCGCAGCACAACACGTCTTCACCTCTGCTCCGGTTGGTTG
Above is a window of Lates calcarifer isolate ASB-BC8 linkage group LG10, TLL_Latcal_v3, whole genome shotgun sequence DNA encoding:
- the LOC108894918 gene encoding nuclear receptor-interacting protein 3 → MFTGMRTENRGDSGVLDAAAVRQQRRLKQAIQFLHKDSADLLPLDGLKKLGTSKQGQPHHILQKRLLEAKLSRGRMNMCGVTPNNGGLLLSRSRFNSHEDEEEEEEDFIYVPGKCLGQEVNVLIDTGCKLNLMSSLTVERLGLKELVEENKMEMNGFPFQRKLCIDGLIKELSLNIGQLRIMCSFAIMESNRPLMSLGNKTLKSLECVIDTEKQMLVFGTAVREQVQFTKNLFSKSSSDFRDLGY
- the lg10h11orf16 gene encoding uncharacterized protein C11orf16 homolog, with product MRAVLGSVKRLLIQTLLTKASFRDSLFNIMTFSNKVNHWSHHMLPCAPDTVYTALSWIHSISCSPGRDLLAALSLALADPACHAVHLLTVDLPDQQEAVLRALPALAAGRPVNVLYLQDSGGQLDSNTRDYLQCLTQATRGSCYVITDILNGKLGKVIPLHVAESQSSVPINQVSPVKYCCPSASVLIPQHNTSSPLLRCSLDHPLRPFTSCVLSGRTLGGAEFFPGCRVLARREVDGLYYLGTVMQQVQGRAGVWVVDFDHSPGAVLGLVSSQRQLVCSLDMVNHVRDHTRCLLPGDAVLSPWEPDLRRYGPGRVMAATERRDGFGADGVTSLRVLMWNGRVSLVPVSLVLPIFATSL